One stretch of Xanthomonas sp. DAR 35659 DNA includes these proteins:
- a CDS encoding AmpG family muropeptide MFS transporter, which yields MSEAAKPRRSWQQVLANLREPKVLAMLLLGFSSGLPLYLVGNTLGFWMRKEGAELSTIGFLSWAGLAYSMKFLWAPIVDKTDVPLLGRLGRRRGWMLLSQVVVAVGLVGMALIQPKGGSVLIFGVAWEHIAVFGAMAVVVAFASSTQDIVIDAWRIEIADNSEQLGLLTSSSALGYRSALLVTDALILMIAARVGWQVSYEAMAVLMAVGVVAVLMAREPAREVLAVQAQAARLWTPRGLFDAVIGPFVAFFREHRSAAILILLAISVYRLADFVMGPMANPFYVDLGLSEDTVGAVRGSVGLVATFVGIAAAGLVSVRWGVLVALLVGAVLGPCSNLAFAWLAYDGADLPRFATAMAIDNFASGFAGTALIAYMSSLTSIGYTATQYALLSSFYAMPGKALKGFSGWWVQTLAQGRTLLDGYALFFIGTALMAIPVVILCVLLIVQQRRRAVAAPS from the coding sequence ATGAGCGAGGCCGCCAAGCCGCGCCGCTCCTGGCAACAGGTGCTGGCCAATCTGCGCGAGCCCAAGGTACTGGCGATGCTGCTGCTGGGCTTCAGTTCCGGCCTGCCGCTGTACCTGGTCGGCAACACGCTCGGCTTCTGGATGCGCAAGGAAGGCGCCGAACTGAGCACCATCGGCTTCCTGTCCTGGGCGGGCCTGGCCTACTCGATGAAGTTCCTGTGGGCGCCGATCGTCGACAAGACCGACGTGCCGCTGCTGGGCCGGCTCGGCCGCCGCCGCGGCTGGATGCTGCTGTCGCAGGTGGTGGTAGCGGTGGGCCTGGTCGGCATGGCGCTGATCCAGCCCAAGGGCGGCAGCGTGCTGATCTTCGGCGTGGCCTGGGAACACATCGCCGTGTTCGGGGCGATGGCGGTCGTGGTCGCCTTCGCTTCCTCGACCCAGGACATCGTGATCGACGCCTGGCGCATCGAGATCGCCGACAACAGCGAACAGCTCGGCCTGCTGACCTCGTCCTCGGCGCTGGGCTATCGCTCCGCGCTGCTGGTCACCGACGCCCTGATCCTGATGATCGCCGCGCGGGTCGGCTGGCAGGTCTCCTACGAGGCGATGGCGGTGCTGATGGCGGTGGGCGTGGTCGCGGTGCTGATGGCGCGCGAGCCGGCGCGCGAGGTGCTCGCGGTGCAGGCCCAGGCGGCGCGGCTATGGACGCCGCGCGGCCTGTTCGACGCGGTGATCGGACCGTTCGTGGCCTTCTTTCGCGAACACCGCAGCGCCGCGATCCTGATCCTGCTGGCGATCAGCGTCTATCGCCTGGCGGATTTCGTGATGGGCCCGATGGCCAACCCGTTCTACGTCGACCTCGGCCTGTCCGAGGACACCGTCGGCGCCGTGCGCGGGTCGGTGGGCCTGGTGGCCACCTTCGTCGGCATCGCCGCCGCCGGCCTGGTGTCGGTGCGCTGGGGCGTGCTGGTGGCGTTGCTGGTCGGCGCGGTCCTGGGCCCGTGTTCGAACCTCGCGTTCGCCTGGCTGGCGTACGACGGCGCCGACCTGCCGCGCTTCGCAACCGCGATGGCGATCGACAACTTCGCCAGCGGCTTCGCCGGCACGGCCCTGATCGCCTACATGTCCAGCCTGACCAGCATCGGCTACACCGCCACCCAGTACGCGCTGCTCAGTTCGTTCTACGCCATGCCCGGCAAGGCGCTGAAAGGCTTTTCCGGCTGGTGGGTGCAGACCCTGGCGCAGGGGCGCACGCTGCTGGACGGGTATGCGCTGTTCTTCATCGGCACCGCGCTGATGGCGATCCCGGTGGTGATCCTGTGTGTCTTGCTGATCGTGCAGCAGCGCCGTCGCGCCGTCGCCGCCCCGTCCTGA
- a CDS encoding anhydro-N-acetylmuramic acid kinase, translating into MPDPTTHDDTALFLGLMSGTSADGIDAALVRFAADGGAHLQLGRTYAWPAPQREALIALGEGGDIDSLDTLGRLDAEVAIAFAEAALRLLEEAGVAPAAVRAIGSHGQTVRHRPLADPAFTWQLGDGNRIAELTGIATVCDFRRRDVAAGGHGAPLMPAFHAAMLGAAHEDRAVLNLGGIGNLTLLPAHGPVRGFDTGPANALLDAWCQRHLGQPYDAGGAFAASGQVDDGLLQRLLADPWFALAPPKSTGREQFHLRWVDTLLEPTARPAASVQATLLELTAATVADALLAQQPATRQLLVCGGGVHNPVLLARLQARLPGVQVLSTQAMGLDPDYVEAMGFAWLARQTLAGLPGNLPSVSGARGPRILGAIHLA; encoded by the coding sequence ATGCCCGACCCGACCACCCACGACGACACCGCCCTGTTCCTGGGCCTGATGTCCGGCACCAGCGCCGACGGCATCGACGCGGCGTTGGTGCGCTTTGCGGCCGATGGCGGCGCGCATCTGCAGCTGGGCCGCACCTACGCCTGGCCGGCGCCGCAGCGCGAGGCGCTGATCGCGCTGGGCGAAGGCGGCGACATCGATTCGCTGGACACGCTGGGCCGGCTCGACGCGGAGGTGGCGATCGCCTTCGCCGAGGCCGCGCTGCGCCTGCTCGAGGAGGCCGGGGTCGCACCCGCGGCGGTGCGCGCGATCGGCTCGCACGGCCAGACCGTGCGCCACCGGCCGCTGGCCGACCCGGCCTTCACCTGGCAACTGGGCGACGGCAACCGCATCGCCGAGCTGACCGGCATCGCCACCGTGTGCGACTTCCGCCGCCGCGACGTCGCCGCCGGCGGGCACGGCGCGCCGCTGATGCCGGCCTTCCATGCGGCCATGCTCGGCGCGGCGCACGAGGATCGCGCGGTGTTGAACCTGGGCGGGATCGGCAACCTGACCCTATTGCCGGCGCACGGCCCCGTGCGCGGCTTCGATACCGGACCGGCCAACGCCCTGCTCGATGCCTGGTGCCAGCGCCACCTGGGCCAGCCCTACGACGCCGGCGGCGCTTTCGCCGCCAGCGGCCAGGTCGACGATGGCCTGCTGCAGCGCCTGCTGGCCGATCCCTGGTTCGCGCTGGCCCCGCCCAAGAGCACCGGCCGCGAGCAGTTCCACCTGCGCTGGGTGGACACGCTGCTGGAACCGACCGCGCGTCCGGCCGCGTCCGTGCAGGCGACCTTGCTGGAACTGACCGCAGCCACCGTCGCCGATGCGTTGCTGGCGCAGCAGCCGGCGACCCGACAACTGCTGGTGTGCGGCGGCGGCGTGCACAACCCGGTGCTGCTGGCGCGGCTGCAGGCACGGCTGCCCGGGGTGCAGGTGCTGTCGACCCAGGCGATGGGCCTGGATCCGGACTACGTGGAGGCGATGGGCTTCGCCTGGCTGGCGCGGCAGACCCTGGCCGGCCTGCCCGGCAATCTGCCCTCGGTCAGCGGCGCGCGCGGGCCGCGCATCCTGGGCGCGATCCACCTGGCGTGA
- a CDS encoding peptidoglycan DD-metalloendopeptidase family protein, with product MQNSESEQERARKQRFQERLHVLHDTALHRQLTQHLPAGRWTRRHWIHASLFATIGALVATIVPGFSNAIDVPLQTTHATLALPLPPISLAQQQGVAGDSWQVVRIQPGQTLGAVFEQLNIPATVMHQVLDHPGTREALTKLRPGAEIAFDLPVAGSLRGIRFDRDATHRVELSLLGDDIREKVTERETSTRTAVISGEITSSLYVAARKAGLSPSAIATMTDEIFKYDIDFDKDLQPGDRFSVVMDETWREGERIDTSKILAATFTTRGKTYSGFRFEQNGKPAEYFDVTGRPLKKSFIRMPVSYSRISSTFGARKHPVLGTMRMHKGIDYAAPSGTPIMAAGDAKVQFVGTQRGYGNVVILDHGKGYSTLYGHMSRFGGIKAGQRINQGTVIGYVGMTGMATGPHLHYEFRVDGAQRNPASVTMPPPTPLAGAELAAFRAQTSPALARIQRVEKLIYADAAPAKNETAKKKKTVASAKPAQSSDAG from the coding sequence ATGCAGAACAGCGAAAGCGAACAGGAACGCGCACGCAAGCAGCGCTTCCAGGAACGGCTCCATGTCCTTCACGACACCGCACTGCATCGGCAGTTGACGCAACATCTCCCGGCCGGCCGCTGGACGCGCCGCCACTGGATCCACGCCAGCCTGTTCGCCACCATCGGCGCACTGGTGGCGACGATCGTGCCCGGCTTCTCCAATGCCATCGACGTGCCGCTGCAGACCACGCACGCGACGCTGGCGCTGCCGTTGCCGCCGATCTCGCTGGCCCAGCAGCAGGGCGTGGCCGGCGACAGCTGGCAGGTGGTGCGCATCCAGCCCGGGCAGACCCTGGGCGCGGTGTTCGAGCAGCTGAACATCCCGGCCACGGTGATGCACCAGGTACTCGACCACCCGGGCACGCGCGAGGCGCTGACCAAGCTGCGCCCCGGCGCCGAAATCGCCTTCGATCTGCCGGTGGCCGGCAGCCTGCGCGGCATCCGCTTCGACCGCGACGCTACCCACCGCGTGGAACTGTCGTTGCTCGGCGACGACATCCGCGAGAAGGTGACCGAGCGCGAGACCAGCACCCGCACCGCGGTCATCAGCGGCGAGATCACCAGTTCGCTGTACGTGGCCGCGCGCAAGGCCGGGCTGTCGCCGTCGGCGATCGCGACGATGACCGACGAGATCTTCAAGTACGACATCGACTTCGACAAGGACCTGCAGCCGGGCGACCGCTTCAGCGTGGTGATGGACGAGACCTGGCGCGAAGGCGAGCGCATCGACACCAGCAAGATCCTGGCGGCGACCTTCACCACCCGCGGCAAGACCTACAGCGGGTTCCGCTTCGAACAGAACGGCAAGCCGGCCGAGTACTTCGACGTCACCGGGCGGCCGCTGAAGAAGAGCTTCATCCGCATGCCGGTGTCCTACAGCCGCATCAGTTCGACCTTCGGCGCGCGCAAGCATCCGGTGCTGGGCACCATGCGCATGCACAAGGGCATCGACTACGCGGCGCCGTCGGGCACGCCGATCATGGCCGCCGGCGATGCGAAGGTGCAATTCGTCGGCACCCAGCGCGGCTACGGCAACGTGGTGATCCTCGATCACGGCAAGGGCTACAGCACGCTGTACGGGCACATGTCGCGGTTCGGCGGCATCAAGGCCGGCCAGCGCATCAACCAGGGCACCGTGATCGGCTACGTCGGCATGACCGGCATGGCCACCGGCCCGCACCTGCACTACGAATTCCGCGTGGACGGCGCGCAACGCAACCCGGCCTCGGTGACGATGCCGCCGCCGACCCCGCTGGCCGGCGCCGAGCTGGCCGCGTTCCGCGCGCAGACCTCGCCGGCGCTGGCGCGCATCCAGCGCGTGGAGAAGCTGATCTACGCCGACGCCGCGCCGGCGAAGAACGAGACGGCGAAAAAGAAGAAGACCGTCGCCTCGGCCAAGCCGGCGCAGTCCAGCGACGCCGGCTGA
- the tyrS gene encoding tyrosine--tRNA ligase yields the protein MSTIEESLALIGRGADEILKREELEARLRSGRPLRVKAGFDPTAPDLHIGHTVLLNKMRQFQQLGHQVIFLIGDFTGMIGDPTGKNVTRKPLTREDVLANARTYEEQVFKVLDRERTEVRFNSEWFGQMNAADMIRLAGQHTVARMLERDDFAKRYAAQQSIAIHEFLYPLVQGYDSVALKADVELGGTDQKFNLLMGRGLQEHYGQPAQIVLTMPLLEGLDGVNKMSKSLGNYIGISEPAIDIVTKTMKIGDDLMWRWIELLSFDIGVNEAQELRRQVQAGSLHPREVKLRLARELTTRFHDAAAAEQAITGWHAVVTGQGDTSALPLQEVAVPAEGLRIAALLTAAGLTASNSEASRKLKERAVRVAGEVLEDPQHSFAPGFEGVLQVGKRTFARVRLVSG from the coding sequence TTGTCCACGATTGAAGAGTCTCTTGCCCTGATCGGCCGCGGTGCCGACGAAATCCTCAAGCGCGAAGAACTGGAGGCGCGCCTGCGCAGCGGCCGCCCATTGCGCGTGAAAGCCGGTTTCGACCCGACCGCGCCGGACTTGCACATCGGCCACACCGTGCTGCTCAACAAGATGCGCCAGTTCCAGCAACTGGGCCACCAGGTGATCTTCCTGATCGGCGACTTCACCGGGATGATCGGCGATCCCACCGGCAAGAACGTCACCCGCAAGCCGCTGACCCGCGAGGACGTGCTCGCCAATGCGCGCACCTACGAGGAGCAGGTGTTCAAGGTGCTGGATCGCGAGCGCACCGAAGTACGCTTCAATTCCGAGTGGTTCGGACAGATGAATGCGGCCGACATGATCCGCCTGGCCGGCCAGCACACCGTCGCGCGCATGCTCGAGCGCGACGACTTCGCCAAGCGCTACGCCGCGCAGCAGTCCATCGCCATCCACGAGTTCCTGTACCCGCTGGTCCAGGGCTACGACTCGGTGGCGCTGAAGGCCGACGTCGAACTCGGCGGCACCGACCAGAAGTTCAATCTGCTGATGGGGCGCGGCCTGCAGGAGCACTACGGGCAACCGGCGCAGATCGTGCTGACCATGCCGCTGCTGGAGGGTCTGGACGGGGTCAACAAGATGTCCAAGTCGCTGGGCAACTACATCGGCATCAGCGAGCCGGCGATCGATATCGTCACCAAGACCATGAAGATCGGCGACGACCTCATGTGGCGCTGGATCGAACTGCTCTCCTTCGACATCGGCGTGAACGAGGCGCAGGAGCTGCGGCGGCAGGTGCAGGCGGGCAGCCTGCACCCGCGCGAGGTGAAGCTGCGCCTGGCGCGCGAACTGACCACGCGCTTCCACGACGCGGCGGCCGCCGAGCAGGCCATCACCGGCTGGCATGCGGTGGTCACCGGGCAGGGCGACACCAGCGCGTTGCCGCTGCAGGAAGTGGCGGTTCCGGCGGAGGGGCTGCGCATCGCCGCATTGCTGACCGCGGCCGGTCTGACCGCCAGCAATTCCGAAGCCAGCCGCAAGCTCAAGGAGCGTGCGGTCCGCGTTGCCGGCGAGGTGTTGGAGGATCCGCAGCACAGTTTCGCGCCTGGCTTCGAGGGCGTGCTGCAGGTCGGCAAGCGCACGTTCGCGCGCGTTCGCCTGGTGTCGGGCTGA
- a CDS encoding NAD(P)-dependent alcohol dehydrogenase, whose protein sequence is MSQANGYAAQASDQPLTPFTFERRALGAHDVSIEILYCGVCHSDLHTARNEWHNTQYPSVPGHEIVGRVTAVGDQVGAFKVGDLAGVGCMVDSCRHCASCTDGEEQYCESGFVGTYNGPMFGGENTYGGYSDHIVVDEKYVLHIRHDAEQLAAVAPLLCAGITTYSPLNHWKVGPGKKVGIVGLGGLGHMGVKIAHAMGAHVVLFTTSANKRDDALRLGADEVVVSKRQEEMAAHANSFDFILNTVAASHDLDAFLTLLKRDGAMTLVGAPAEPHPSPTVFNLIMKRRQLAGSLIGGIRETQEMLDFCAKHGIVSDIETIEMAQINEAYERMLKGDVKYRFVIDMANLGKVAQAA, encoded by the coding sequence ATGAGCCAAGCCAATGGATATGCCGCTCAGGCATCCGATCAGCCGCTGACCCCCTTCACCTTCGAGCGCCGCGCGCTCGGCGCGCACGATGTCAGCATCGAGATCCTCTACTGTGGTGTCTGCCACTCGGATCTGCACACCGCCCGCAACGAGTGGCACAACACCCAGTACCCGTCGGTGCCGGGTCACGAGATCGTCGGCCGCGTCACCGCCGTGGGCGACCAGGTCGGCGCCTTCAAGGTCGGCGACCTGGCAGGTGTCGGCTGTATGGTCGACAGCTGCCGGCACTGCGCTTCCTGCACCGATGGCGAGGAGCAGTACTGCGAGAGCGGCTTCGTCGGCACCTACAACGGTCCGATGTTCGGCGGCGAGAATACCTATGGCGGCTACTCCGACCACATCGTGGTCGACGAGAAGTATGTCCTGCATATCCGCCACGATGCCGAACAGTTGGCGGCGGTGGCGCCGCTGCTCTGCGCCGGCATCACCACCTATTCGCCGCTGAATCACTGGAAGGTCGGCCCGGGCAAGAAGGTCGGCATCGTCGGTCTGGGTGGGCTCGGCCACATGGGCGTGAAGATCGCGCACGCGATGGGCGCGCACGTGGTGCTGTTCACCACCTCGGCGAACAAGCGGGACGACGCGCTGCGCCTGGGCGCCGACGAGGTGGTGGTGTCCAAGCGGCAGGAAGAGATGGCCGCGCATGCCAACAGCTTCGATTTCATTCTCAACACCGTCGCCGCATCGCACGACCTGGATGCGTTCCTGACCCTGCTCAAGCGCGATGGCGCGATGACGCTGGTCGGTGCGCCGGCCGAGCCGCATCCGTCGCCGACCGTGTTCAACCTGATCATGAAACGTCGCCAGCTCGCCGGGTCGTTGATCGGCGGTATCCGCGAGACGCAGGAGATGCTCGATTTCTGCGCCAAGCATGGGATCGTGTCCGACATCGAGACGATCGAGATGGCGCAGATCAATGAGGCCTATGAGCGCATGCTCAAGGGCGACGTGAAGTACCGCTTCGTCATCGACATGGCCAATCTGGGCAAGGTCGCGCAAGCCGCCTGA
- a CDS encoding M28 family metallopeptidase has protein sequence MSRKLVLCLAAAAALTACKRETPAPAAETVAPPPAPVAAAAHAFAPEITPADFGELVKTLSSDAFEGRAPGTAGEDKTVNYIRDQMQRIGLQPGNGDSWFQDVAMTETTADPNTVLKLEQGGKPRELKFGTDMVIGTRTGQTEVKIDGSDMVFVGYGVDAPEQKWNDYADQDWKGKTVVMFVNDPGFHTEDGTLFEGKRMTYYGRWTYKFEEAARKGAVAALIVHDTPGASYGWDVVKNSWSGAQYDLPAKDDPEPRIPAQGWITAQAAKQLFADAGLDLDQAYKDASKRGFKPVPLKAKLSVDLKSTIAEKKSRNVVGVLPGAGRADEAVLYMAHWDHLGKHEDETGDNIYNGAVDNATGVAGILEIADAFAHQQPRPERSVVFLAVTLEESGLLGSKYYVAHPTFPLNKIAGVINLDAMPVAGRAKDLVVNGFGSSELEDMLKPIAAAQGRVLHAESSPQGGFYFRSDHFNFAKAGVPALYIDGGEDLVDGGIEAGKRASDDYGKHRYHTPADQYDPATWKLDGVMDDLQAVYGVGKELAAGSAWPNWYADNPFKAARDKMMGGAAQPPAPATPGK, from the coding sequence ATGTCCCGCAAGCTTGTGCTGTGCCTGGCCGCGGCCGCTGCGCTGACGGCCTGCAAGCGCGAAACGCCGGCCCCGGCCGCCGAGACCGTGGCGCCGCCGCCGGCTCCCGTCGCCGCGGCGGCCCACGCCTTCGCCCCCGAGATCACCCCGGCCGACTTCGGCGAACTGGTCAAGACCCTGTCCTCGGATGCGTTCGAAGGCCGCGCCCCGGGCACCGCCGGCGAGGACAAGACCGTCAACTACATCCGCGACCAGATGCAGCGCATCGGCCTGCAGCCGGGCAACGGCGACAGCTGGTTCCAGGACGTGGCGATGACCGAGACCACGGCCGATCCGAACACCGTGCTGAAGTTGGAACAGGGCGGCAAGCCGCGCGAACTCAAGTTCGGCACCGACATGGTGATCGGCACGCGTACCGGCCAGACCGAGGTCAAGATCGACGGCAGCGACATGGTGTTCGTCGGCTACGGCGTCGATGCACCGGAGCAGAAGTGGAACGACTACGCCGACCAGGATTGGAAGGGCAAGACCGTGGTGATGTTCGTCAACGATCCGGGCTTCCACACCGAGGACGGCACGCTGTTCGAAGGCAAGCGCATGACCTACTACGGGCGCTGGACCTACAAGTTCGAGGAAGCCGCGCGCAAGGGCGCGGTCGCCGCGCTGATCGTGCACGACACCCCCGGCGCCAGCTACGGCTGGGACGTGGTGAAGAATTCCTGGTCCGGCGCGCAGTACGACCTGCCGGCCAAGGACGACCCGGAACCGCGCATCCCGGCGCAAGGCTGGATCACCGCGCAGGCCGCCAAGCAATTGTTCGCCGATGCCGGCCTGGACCTGGACCAGGCCTACAAGGACGCGAGCAAGCGCGGCTTCAAGCCGGTGCCGCTGAAGGCCAAGCTGTCGGTGGACCTGAAGAGCACGATCGCCGAGAAGAAATCGCGCAACGTGGTCGGCGTACTGCCCGGCGCCGGCCGTGCCGACGAAGCGGTGCTGTACATGGCGCACTGGGACCACCTGGGCAAGCACGAGGACGAAACCGGCGACAACATCTACAACGGCGCGGTGGACAACGCGACCGGCGTGGCCGGCATCCTCGAGATCGCCGATGCGTTCGCGCACCAGCAGCCGCGCCCGGAACGCTCGGTGGTGTTCCTGGCGGTGACGCTGGAGGAATCGGGCCTGCTGGGATCCAAGTACTACGTCGCCCACCCAACCTTCCCGTTGAACAAGATCGCCGGCGTCATCAACCTCGACGCCATGCCCGTCGCCGGCCGCGCCAAGGATTTGGTGGTCAACGGCTTCGGCAGCTCCGAACTGGAGGACATGCTCAAGCCCATCGCCGCCGCGCAAGGCCGCGTCCTGCACGCCGAGTCCTCGCCGCAGGGCGGATTCTATTTCCGCTCCGATCACTTCAACTTCGCCAAGGCCGGCGTGCCGGCGCTGTACATCGATGGCGGCGAAGACCTGGTCGATGGCGGCATCGAGGCCGGCAAGCGCGCGTCGGACGACTACGGCAAGCACCGCTACCACACCCCGGCCGACCAGTACGATCCCGCTACCTGGAAACTCGACGGCGTGATGGACGACCTGCAGGCCGTCTATGGCGTGGGCAAGGAACTGGCGGCGGGTAGCGCGTGGCCGAACTGGTACGCCGACAACCCGTTCAAGGCGGCGCGCGACAAGATGATGGGCGGCGCGGCCCAGCCGCCGGCGCCGGCTACACCCGGCAAATGA
- a CDS encoding murein hydrolase activator EnvC — protein MPAAAAWRLSGWWRAALCRLAATALLLVAAQALAQNPREAERRLEKVRGELKSVAEERRALEGKRGDAARQLREADEKVAVTGRSLAQTQQALRQHQQTLAELERKRDTVRAGLTRQRAELAQLLRAAYAIGGNAPLKLLLAQDRVADANRLLAYHRYLQRERAQRIATLTQELQALEQVQRDVAAQREQLSAAQRQQQEQAAALQRDRKQRASLVSELDQRYQDRSEREKALGQDAKALETLLANLRAAAARAEAERRAAAKRAAAEQAAQAKAAAKSPRGGGKVPPKAVASAPPLKVGGLGWPLSGDLIARYGGKLPDGRTSNGVLIAAPAGSTITAVADGTVVFSDWMTGYGMILIVDHGNGYMSLYAHNDTLLRDPGAQVKRGDAVAKVGNSGGQGRPALYFELRRNGQPVDPSSWLQRR, from the coding sequence TTGCCTGCGGCGGCAGCATGGCGTCTGTCCGGCTGGTGGCGCGCCGCGCTTTGCCGGCTGGCGGCGACGGCGCTGCTGCTGGTCGCGGCGCAGGCGCTGGCGCAGAACCCGCGCGAGGCAGAGCGCCGCCTGGAGAAGGTGCGCGGCGAGCTGAAGAGCGTGGCCGAAGAGCGCAGGGCGCTGGAAGGCAAACGCGGCGACGCCGCGCGCCAGTTGCGCGAGGCCGACGAAAAGGTCGCCGTCACCGGGCGCAGCCTGGCGCAGACCCAGCAGGCGTTGCGCCAGCACCAGCAGACCCTGGCGGAACTGGAGCGCAAGCGCGACACAGTGCGCGCAGGCCTGACGCGGCAGCGCGCCGAACTGGCGCAATTGCTGCGCGCGGCCTACGCGATCGGCGGCAATGCGCCATTGAAGCTGCTGCTGGCGCAGGACCGCGTGGCCGACGCCAATCGCCTGCTGGCCTATCATCGCTATCTGCAGCGCGAGCGCGCACAGCGGATCGCCACGCTGACCCAGGAGCTGCAGGCGCTGGAGCAGGTCCAGCGCGACGTGGCGGCGCAGCGGGAACAATTGAGCGCCGCGCAGCGCCAGCAGCAGGAACAGGCGGCGGCCCTGCAGCGCGACCGCAAGCAGCGCGCCAGCCTGGTCTCGGAACTGGACCAGCGCTACCAGGACCGCAGCGAACGCGAGAAGGCGCTGGGCCAGGACGCCAAGGCGCTGGAGACGCTGCTGGCCAATCTGCGCGCGGCTGCTGCGCGCGCCGAGGCCGAGCGCCGCGCCGCCGCCAAGCGCGCCGCGGCCGAACAGGCGGCGCAGGCCAAGGCCGCGGCGAAGTCGCCGCGCGGCGGCGGCAAGGTGCCGCCCAAGGCGGTCGCCTCGGCGCCGCCGCTGAAGGTCGGCGGCCTGGGCTGGCCGCTGTCCGGCGACCTGATCGCGCGCTACGGCGGCAAGCTGCCGGACGGGCGCACCAGCAACGGGGTGCTGATCGCCGCCCCGGCCGGCAGCACGATCACCGCGGTCGCCGACGGCACCGTGGTGTTCTCCGACTGGATGACCGGCTACGGCATGATCCTGATCGTCGATCACGGCAACGGCTACATGAGCCTGTACGCCCACAACGACACGCTGCTGCGCGATCCCGGCGCGCAGGTCAAGCGCGGCGATGCGGTGGCCAAGGTCGGCAATTCCGGCGGCCAGGGCCGCCCGGCGCTGTATTTCGAATTGCGCCGCAACGGCCAGCCGGTGGATCCGTCGTCGTGGCTGCAGCGGCGCTAG
- a CDS encoding S41 family peptidase produces MRVVLSAALLLALAPLPSMAQSAGEQTPSAPAASADDPDATESASSRVPLDEIRRYVAVYNAVKEAYVDPVDDKKLMQSAIRGLLLDLDPHSTYFSKEDAEAFDEQATGAYDGIGVELLQLPDNTLKVVSPIDDTPAARAGVRSGDIIVAIDGKPISAVKAMEPLRGDSGSKVVLTIVREKVDKPFDVTLVRQTIRVASVRSRMLEPGYGYIRISTFQADTGADFHKQLQQLQSQAGGKLRGLVLDLRSNPGGLLTAAVQVADDVLDKGTIVTTRGRISVSDSKFDATPGDLLNGAPMVVLVDAGSASASEVLAGALRDNKRARIVGSRTFGKGSVQTVLPLDNGDSVKLTTARYYTPSGKSIQASGIVPDVVLRPEQSKDDADTPAVLADYSEATLPGHLHGDDEGAEGYSAGDVLPGDAPIAQALAELKHPGAVAKAAAAAKPAKSKAKAPVTPAAAQKPGVPAAAKPVPSKPEPARTEPSKAEPSKTEPTKAEPDKTEPAAPASGS; encoded by the coding sequence ATGCGCGTAGTCCTGTCCGCTGCCTTGTTGCTTGCTCTGGCGCCGTTGCCGTCGATGGCGCAGAGCGCCGGCGAGCAGACGCCCTCGGCCCCCGCGGCCAGTGCCGACGATCCGGATGCCACCGAGTCGGCCAGTTCGCGCGTGCCGCTGGACGAGATCCGCCGCTACGTGGCGGTGTACAACGCGGTGAAGGAAGCCTATGTCGATCCGGTCGACGACAAGAAACTCATGCAGTCGGCGATCCGCGGCCTGCTGCTGGACCTGGATCCGCACAGCACCTATTTCAGCAAGGAGGACGCCGAGGCGTTCGACGAGCAAGCCACCGGCGCCTACGACGGCATCGGCGTGGAGTTGCTGCAGCTGCCGGACAACACGCTCAAGGTGGTGTCGCCGATCGACGACACCCCGGCCGCGCGCGCCGGCGTGCGCTCGGGCGACATCATCGTCGCCATCGATGGCAAGCCGATCAGCGCGGTGAAGGCGATGGAGCCGTTGCGCGGCGACTCGGGCAGCAAGGTGGTGCTGACCATCGTGCGCGAGAAGGTGGACAAGCCGTTCGACGTGACCCTGGTCCGGCAGACCATCCGCGTGGCCAGCGTGCGCAGCCGCATGCTCGAACCCGGCTACGGCTACATCCGCATCAGCACCTTCCAGGCCGACACCGGCGCGGATTTCCACAAGCAACTGCAGCAGTTGCAGAGCCAGGCCGGCGGCAAGCTGCGCGGCCTGGTGCTGGATCTGCGCAGCAACCCCGGCGGCCTGCTGACCGCGGCGGTGCAGGTCGCCGACGACGTGCTCGACAAGGGCACCATCGTGACCACGCGCGGGCGCATCTCGGTCAGCGATTCCAAGTTCGATGCCACGCCCGGCGATCTGCTCAATGGCGCGCCGATGGTGGTGCTGGTCGATGCCGGATCGGCCAGCGCCTCGGAGGTGCTGGCCGGCGCGCTGCGCGACAACAAGCGCGCGCGCATCGTCGGCAGCCGCACCTTCGGCAAGGGTTCGGTGCAGACCGTATTGCCGCTGGACAACGGCGACTCGGTGAAGCTGACCACCGCGCGTTACTACACGCCCAGCGGCAAGTCGATCCAGGCCAGCGGCATCGTGCCGGACGTGGTGCTGCGTCCGGAGCAGAGCAAGGACGATGCGGACACGCCCGCGGTGCTGGCCGACTACAGCGAGGCGACGCTGCCCGGCCATCTGCATGGCGACGACGAAGGCGCCGAAGGCTACAGCGCCGGCGACGTGCTGCCCGGCGATGCGCCGATCGCGCAGGCGCTGGCCGAACTGAAGCATCCGGGCGCGGTGGCGAAGGCGGCGGCCGCGGCCAAGCCCGCCAAGTCCAAGGCCAAGGCGCCGGTGACGCCGGCTGCGGCGCAGAAGCCAGGCGTGCCCGCCGCCGCCAAACCGGTGCCGTCGAAGCCGGAGCCGGCCAGGACCGAGCCGAGCAAGGCAGAGCCGAGCAAGACGGAACCTACCAAGGCCGAGCCGGATAAGACCGAGCCCGCAGCGCCGGCCTCCGGTTCCTGA